Within Streptomyces antibioticus, the genomic segment GTGCTCCGTCGAGGACTTAGGGTTCACAGCACCACACACCATGCCGCTTCCGCAGGAGGACCCCGTGCGGCGCCGCGCCTTCATCGCCTCGGCCACCGGGACCGCAGCCGCCGCGGTTCCCTTGATGGCGCAGCGTCGTGCGGTCGGTATGACGGATGTCGCCCGAGTGGCCGCGGGGATGAACGCCCTCGTCGAAGCCGACGACCGCCAAGGCGGGCACGCGGAACTGGAGAGGGCCGCTGTCCGGGGCCGCGACGGTGTGCTGGAGCTTCAGCAGCGCAACGCCGGTGAGCGCGTCCGCCGGTCCTTGTACGCGCTGGCCTCCGAATACACCGCCATGGCCGCATGGTCCTGCGTCGACGCCCGCAATCTGGACCGGGCGCAGAGGTACCTGAACGAATCCGCCACATACGCGGGGCTCTCCCAGGACGGCCCCACGCAGGTGCGTGTGTGGGTCACCGTGTCGATGCTCGCCTCCCAGCGCCGCAACTGGCCCGAAGCCCTCGCGGCGGCGCAGGTGGCACAAGCCTCCTCGGTCGCTCGTAGGGATCCGTTCTTCGACTCGCTGGGGCGGGTCCGAGCCGCTCTTGCGTACGCGGCGCTCGGTGAGGGCCGTGACGCCCTGCGGCATCTCGGGTCCGCCGAGGACACCTTTGCCAAGGCCCCCGAACACCGGCGTCCCCGCTGGACCGACTTCTACGGCCAGTCCGAACTCGACCATCTCGGCGCGATCGTCCACAACCGCAGCGGACGGTATGCCCATGCCGAGGCCATGGCCCATCGTGCCCTTGCCAGGATCCCGCCCGGTTTCCGCCGCAACCGGGCGTTGGCGACCGGTCAGCTCGCCCTCGCGCAACTCCAACAAGGGGACATCGAACAGGCCACGGCCACCGCTGCCGACGTCTTCGCCATCATGGACGGCGCCCCGCTTCCCGGACGCATGCGCACGCTCGTCGGCGACTTCCATCGAGGCTTGCTCGTCCTGGCCCCCTCCACCGCTTACGCGCGCGCATGGGCAGACCGCCTACGTGCCGATTGGAGCTGAACGTGATCGACCTGCGTCACTTCCAGCACGGAAACCTCCCCGAGAGCCTCCGGCAACTGCTCATCGACGTGCACGACGACGCCTACGCCGACGCCATGGACGACCCCTTCAACCAGCGATTTCCCTGGTTCGTCGACCACTGGTCAGGCATGGAGGACTTCTCGTGCGTCGTGGCCTACGACGGAGACGAGCCGACCGGTTTCGCCTACGGCGCGCCGCTCGCGCCCGGGCGGGAGTGGTGGCGATCCACCGACTATGAGCCGCACGACGGCTGCAGCTCCACTTACGCGGTGTCCGAACTCATGGTGCGGCCGCGATGGCGGAAGCAGGGCGTCTCCGAACGCCTCCACGAAGCGCTGCTGAAGGAACGCACAGAGGACGTCGCCGTACTCCTGGTCGACGTGACCCACCCGAAGGTGCAGACGCTCTACGAATCGTGGGGGTACACCCGGGTCGGTGAGCGACGGCCGTTCGCTGATGCCCCGCTGCTGGCGGTCATGGTCAAAGACCTCAGAGGCTGAGTCGCGCGGCGGGGAGGCCGCGCTGTTCCAGCGGAGGCCCGCCGCCCCCGTGCCGGCGGGCCCCGCCTGACCACAATGTGCCCCGGGACAAAGCCGGTTGAAGCCTGCTGACCGATGTTCAGAGGTTGATTTGAGGTTGGGGCGGGGTGGCTACGGTTCCGGTTGTTCGTGGTGTTCGGAGAGGCCGGGCCAGTCGTCCGGGCCGCCGCCCTGCCATTCGATGAGGTCGCTCACCTCCACCTCGATCCGGTCCAGGTCGGCCAGCCGGAGGATCTCGACGACGTCGTCGAGGTGGGAGGCCACCCCGAGGACCGTGTCGCCGGAGGTGACGCGCCGGGAGCCGTCCAGCGCCGGCGGGTGGACCACGATGTGCGGAAACCGTGTCGGATTGCCCATGCCCTCAGCGTCCTGCGGGCGCCGCGGATCCGCACGTGGAGCGCCGGGGGGGAAGGGGGATGGCGGGGACCGCGGCGGGTGCGGAGGGCCGGTCCGCCCTCCCTCAGGTCGGGAAGGGGGCCGGGGCCCTCGCCACCGCACTGGCGTGCACGCCGCCGCGGTCCTCGCCCGGTCCGCGCCGCGCGGGTCGTTCCCGCGGTGCGGACGGACTGGGTGAGGTGAGGTGGTGCTCCGGGCGGTGCCCCCGCCTTGGCGCGACAGGGCAGGTGTCGGCGGGGGCGCCGCCCGGAGGTCTCGGGGGTCCTCAGACCCGGTCGCCGGAGAGGCGTTCGACCGTGCGCAGGAGTGCGGAGTGGTCGAGGCCGCCGTCGCCCTGGGCGCGCAGGCTCGCGACCAACTGGGCCACGACCGCGCCGACGGGCAGGGCGGCGCCGACGGTGCGGGCGGCGTCGGTGACGATGCCCATGTCCTTGTGGTGGAGGTCGATCCGGAAGCCGGGCCGGAAGTCCCGCCGCAGGAAGTTGTCCTTCTTCCTGGCCAGTACGGTCGACCCCGCGAGGCCGCCGGCCAGGACGTCGAGCGCCGCCGCGAGGTCCACGCCCGACTTCTCCAGGAAGACCACGGCCTCCGCGCACGCCTGGATGTTCACGGCGACGATCAGTTGGTTGGCGGCCTTCACGGTCTGGCCCGAGCCGTGCGGACCGCACCGTACGACGGTCCGGCCCAGCGCCTCGAAGAGCGGCCTCGCCTCGTCGAAGTCGGCCTGGTCGCCGCCGACCATGATGGACAGGACGGCCTCGATCGCACCGGCCTCGCCGCCCGACACCGGGGCGTCCAGGACGCGGATGCCCTTGTGCCGCGCGGCCGTCGCCAGGTCGACGGAGGTCTGCGGGGTGATGGAGGACATGTCGATCAGCAGGGCGCCGGCGCGGGCGTTCTCCAGGATGCCCGCGGGGCCGTAGGCGACGGCCTCGACCTGCGGTGACGCGGGCACCATCGTGATGATCACATCGGCGTCGGCGACCGCCTCGGCGACCGACGCGGCCGCGGTGCCGCCGGCGGCGGTGAGGCGGTCCAGCTTGTCCTGTTCCAGGGTGTGGCCGGTGACGTCGTAGCCCGCCTTGAGCAGGTTCTCGGACATGGGGGAGCCCATGATGCCGAGACCTATCCAGGCGATCTTGGGGAGTGCGTGGGTCATCGCGGGGTGCCTCTCGGGTGAGGGATCAGCGGGGCAGCCAGTCGAAGGCTTCGGCGCTCGGGCGGTCGCCCGGCTTGTACTCCAGGCCGATCCGGCCGTCGTAGCCCGCCTTGCGCAGCCGGTCGAGGAGGTCCGCGAGCGGGAGCGTGCCGGTGCCCGGCGCGCCGCGGCCGGGGTTGTCGGCGATCTGGACGTGGCCGGTGCGGTGGGCGTACGTGTCGATCACCCGCGGCAGGTCCTCGCCGTTCATCGACAGGTGGTAGAGGTCCATCAGGAACGTGGCGTTGCCGAGCCCCGTCACCTCGTTGACCCGGTCGGCGACCGCGACCGCGGCCGGTGCGCCGACCAGCGGATAGTGCGGTGACTCGATCCGGTTCAGCGCCTCGACCAGCAGGATCGCGCCGATCCGGTCGGCGGCGCGGGCGGCCAGCACCAGGTTCTCCAGGGCGAGCGCGTCCTGCGCGGCCGGGTCGGCCTCGGGGACGCGGTTGCCGTAGAGCGCGTTGAGCGCGGTGCAGCCTAGGGAGGCGGCGAATCCGGCGGTCACCTCGACGTTGGCCCGGAAGCGCTCCGACTCCTCGCCGGGCAGCGACAGGGCGCCGCGGGCGGGGCCCGGAAGCTGTCCTGCGTAGAAGTTCAGGCCGGTGAGCCGTACGCCCGCGTCCTCGATCGCCCGCCTCAGCGCGTCGAGCGCGGCGGGGGCGGGGGTCGGGGAGTCGGGCCAGGGCCACCACAGCTCGACCGCGTCGAAGCCGGCCGCGGCGGCTGCCGCAGGGCGTTCCAGGAGCGGGAGTTCGGTGAAGAGGATCGACAGGTTGACGCTGAAGCGGTGGTCTTCGGCGGTGCCTGATGCGAAGGTGCCCGATTCGAAGAGTGGCATGCGGGGGCGCGCTCCCTTCCGGGGCGAGTGGCGTGCGGCCAAATTCCGTAATGCGGAAGTTTGTTTCTGCTTATTGGAAGATTGCCGCCGGGGTTCGCAGCTTGTCAAGAGGGCTCGGCGGAAGGGCGTGGTGGGCGTTAGGTTGAGCGGGTGCGATTGAGAGTGGAGTTCACGACCGAACCCTTCGATCTCGACGAGGCGCCCGCGCACGCGCTGGCCGCCCGTGCGGTGATCGAGGCGGCCGACCTGGACGCGGTGGACGTCGGACCGTTCGGCAACACCGTGGAGGGCGGCACCGACGTCGTGCTCGCGGCCGTGGACGCCCTGCTGCGCGAGTCCCTCGGCGCGGGCGCCACCCGGATCTCGCTCCAGGTGAACGTCCTGGGCGAGGGCGAGTGAGCCCCGCGGGCGACGAGCCCTTCATCGCGGCCGTCAAACCCCTGGTCGACGCGATGGGCGGCGAGCTGCTCCCGCCCGACGAGGCCGGCCCGGACGACGTGGTGCTCGTCTGGGAGGGCGCGGACGCCGTCGCCGTACGCCTGCCGCAGCTCGCCGACTCCCTCGATCACATCCTCGCCGCGATGGAGCGCAAGAAGGGCAAGCCGCTCGCCGACCTCGACCGCAAGGCCAAGCAGGAGGTCGTACGGATACTCGAGGCGCGCGGCGCCTTCTCCGTACGGCACGGCGTGGAGACCGTGGCGAGCGCGCTCGGGGTGAGCCGCTTCACCGTTTACAACTACCTGAATCGGGAGAAGGGGAGCTGAGCGACGGGCTCGGCGTCGGCCGGGCTGATCCCACGGCCCCGTAACCCGGAATTTTCAACAAAGTGTTGACGCGGTGTCGCGGGGAGGCGTTAGCTGACCCCGTGACGTCGACTTCCACGCCCGAAGGTCTGACCCGGTTCAACGGCCTGGAGGAGTCCGCGGCCCGCGCCGCCCTCCTGGACGCCTGCGCCGCCACGGCATGGGTGGACCGGCTGCTCGCGGCCCGCCCGTACGCCACCGTCGAGGACCTGTACGCCGCCGGCGACGCCGCCATGGGCGAGCTGACCGCGGCCGATCTGGCCGAGGCGATGGCCGGGCATCCGCCGATCGGCCGCCCGAAGCCGGGCGACCCGACCTCGGCCCGCGAACAGCGCGGGATGGCCGGCGCCTCCGAGGAACTGCGGGCGGAGATGCTGGAACTGAACCTGGCCTACCAGGACCGGTTCGGCCATGTCTTCCTCATCTGCGCCACCGGCAGGACCGGCGAGCAGATGCGCGACGCGCTCCGGGAACGGCTCGGGAACCCGCCCGAGCGGGAACGCGAGATCGTCCGCGCCGAGCTGGGAAAGATCAACCGTATCCGGCTCGCCCGTATCGCCGGCCCCGTCGAAGAGGACCGAACGCAGGAGGTCTGAGAGCACCATGAGCAGCGGCACGAGCACCGGCACCAGCACCGGCACCCCGGCCACCACCGCCTCCGTGTCCACCCACATCCTCGACACCAGCGTCGGCCGCCCCGCCCGCGGCGTCGCCGTCCGGCTCGCCGCCCGCGCCGGACGGGACGCGCCCTGGCAGCCGCTCGGCGGCTCCGCGACCGACGCGGACGGCCGCTGCAAGGACCTCCCGGCGCTGCCGGAGGGCACCACCCATGTACGCCTCGACTTCGACACCGAGGCGTATCTCGAGACATCCGCGAAGACATCCGTGAAGACATCCGCGAAGAAGCAAGCCGATGCGCAGCAGGACGCCCCCGCGAACCGGGACAGCGGTGCCGTGTTCTTCCCCGAGGTGACCGTCACCTTCGCGGTGACGGCCGGCGAGCACTACCACGTACCGCTGCTGCTCAACCCGTTCGGCTACTCCGTTTACCGAGGGAGCTAGCTATGGCAGACACTTCCCGCCCCGCCCGCCCGGTGCTGGGACAGAACCAGTACGGCAAGGCCGAGAACCGGGTCGTCAGGATCACGCGGCAGGGCGCCACCCACCACATCAAGGACCTCAACGTCTCCGTGTCGCTGAGCGGCGACATGGAGGACGTCCACTACTCCGGCTCCAACGCCAACGTCCTGCCGACCGACACCACCAAGAACACGGTGTACGCGTTCGCCAAGGAGCACGGCATCGAGTCCGCCGAGCAGTTCGGCATCCATCTCGCCCGCCACTTCGTGACCTCGCAGGAGCCGATCCACCGGGCCCGTATCCGGATCGAGGAGTACGGCTGGGAGCGGATCGAGCACGGCGGCGAGGGCGCGCACTCGTTCGCCCGCACCGGCCAGGAGACCCGGCTGACGCAGATCACCTACGACGGCACCTCGTGGGAGGTCGTCTCCGGGCTGAAGGACCTCGTCGTGCTGAACTCCACGGACTCCGAGTTCTGGGGGTACGTCAAGGACAAGTACACGACGCTCCCCGAGGCGCACGACCGGATCCTCGCCACCGAGGTCTCCGCGCGCTGGCGCTTCAACTGGTCCGACGACACACGGCCGATGCCCGACTGGGAGACCTCCTACCGGGAGACGCGGCGGCATCTGCTCGCGGCGTTCGCCGAGACGTACTCGCTCTCCCTCCAGCAGACCCTCTACGCGATGGGCTCGCGGATCGTCGAACGGCGCGACGAGATCGACGAGGTCCGCTTCTCCCTCCCCAACAAGCACCATTTCCTGGTGGACTTGGCGCCGTTCGGGCTGAAGAACGACAACGAGGTCTACTTCGCCGCCGATCGCCCCTACGGCCTGATCGAGGCCACCGTCCTGCGGGACGGCTGCGAGGCGCGGATCCCCGCCGACCTCACCAACCTCTGAGCCGGACCCGGAAAGTAGAGGACGCACGATGACCCAGCGCATCGTCATCGAGAACTGTGCGATCGCGACCGTGGACGCCGACGACACCGAGTACGCGAACGGGTACGTCGTCATCGCCGGCAACCGAATCGAGTCGCTCGGCGCGGGGCGGGCCCCCGGCCAACTGGCCGACGTCGTACGGCGGATCGACGCCACCGGGCATCTGGTCACGCCGGGTCTGGTCAACACCCACCACCACTTCTACCAGTGGATCACCCGGGGTCTGGCCACCGACCACAACCTGTTCGACTGGCTCGTCGCGCTCTACCCGACCTGGGCGCGCATCGACGAACGGATGGTCCACGCCGCCGCCCAGGGCTCCCTCGCGATGATGGCCCGCGGCGGGGTCACCACCGCCATGGACCACCACTACGTCTTCCCGCGCGGGGCCGGCGACCTCTCCGCCACCATCATCGGCGCGGCGCGGGACATGGGCGTGCGGTTCACCCTCGCCCGGGGCTCCATGGACCGTGGCGAGTCGGACGGCGGACTGCCCCCGGACTTCGCCGTCGAGACCCTGGACGACGCCCTCGCCGCCACCGAGGAGACGGTACGGCGGCACCACGACGCCTCCTTCGACGCGATGACCCAGGTCGCCGTCGCGCCCTGCTCGCCCTTCTCCGTCTCCACCGAACTCATGAGCCAGGGCGCCCAGTTGGCCCGTCGGCTGGGGGTGCGGCTGCACACGCACGGCTCGGAGACGGTCGAGGAGGAGAAGTTCTGCCACGAGCTGTTCGGCATGGGCCCGACCGACTACTTCGAGTCCACCGGCTGGCTCGGCGAGGACGTGTGGATGGCGCACTGCGTCCACATGAACGACTCCGACATCGACGCCTTCGCCCGGACGAGGACAGGGGTCGCCCACTGCCCCTCCTCCAACGCCCGCCTCGCGGCCGGTATCGCCCGCGTCCCCGACCTGCTCGCGGCCGGCGTCCCGGTCGGCCTCGGCGTCGACGGCACGGCGTCCAACGAGTCCGGCGAACTCCACACCGAACTGCGCAACGCCCTGCTCATCAACCGCCTCGGC encodes:
- a CDS encoding helix-turn-helix domain-containing protein, producing MSPAGDEPFIAAVKPLVDAMGGELLPPDEAGPDDVVLVWEGADAVAVRLPQLADSLDHILAAMERKKGKPLADLDRKAKQEVVRILEARGAFSVRHGVETVASALGVSRFTVYNYLNREKGS
- a CDS encoding helix-turn-helix domain-containing protein, encoding MGANAILKSRMEELGLTQEELAGRMNTALTEITGRPGDVSDRTVRNLLNGTSRRPIGRTCAALERVFGCSVEDLGFTAPHTMPLPQEDPVRRRAFIASATGTAAAAVPLMAQRRAVGMTDVARVAAGMNALVEADDRQGGHAELERAAVRGRDGVLELQQRNAGERVRRSLYALASEYTAMAAWSCVDARNLDRAQRYLNESATYAGLSQDGPTQVRVWVTVSMLASQRRNWPEALAAAQVAQASSVARRDPFFDSLGRVRAALAYAALGEGRDALRHLGSAEDTFAKAPEHRRPRWTDFYGQSELDHLGAIVHNRSGRYAHAEAMAHRALARIPPGFRRNRALATGQLALAQLQQGDIEQATATAADVFAIMDGAPLPGRMRTLVGDFHRGLLVLAPSTAYARAWADRLRADWS
- a CDS encoding TIM barrel protein, giving the protein MPLFESGTFASGTAEDHRFSVNLSILFTELPLLERPAAAAAAGFDAVELWWPWPDSPTPAPAALDALRRAIEDAGVRLTGLNFYAGQLPGPARGALSLPGEESERFRANVEVTAGFAASLGCTALNALYGNRVPEADPAAQDALALENLVLAARAADRIGAILLVEALNRIESPHYPLVGAPAAVAVADRVNEVTGLGNATFLMDLYHLSMNGEDLPRVIDTYAHRTGHVQIADNPGRGAPGTGTLPLADLLDRLRKAGYDGRIGLEYKPGDRPSAEAFDWLPR
- a CDS encoding 2-hydroxy-3-oxopropionate reductase, yielding MTHALPKIAWIGLGIMGSPMSENLLKAGYDVTGHTLEQDKLDRLTAAGGTAAASVAEAVADADVIITMVPASPQVEAVAYGPAGILENARAGALLIDMSSITPQTSVDLATAARHKGIRVLDAPVSGGEAGAIEAVLSIMVGGDQADFDEARPLFEALGRTVVRCGPHGSGQTVKAANQLIVAVNIQACAEAVVFLEKSGVDLAAALDVLAGGLAGSTVLARKKDNFLRRDFRPGFRIDLHHKDMGIVTDAARTVGAALPVGAVVAQLVASLRAQGDGGLDHSALLRTVERLSGDRV
- the pucL gene encoding factor-independent urate hydroxylase; this encodes MADTSRPARPVLGQNQYGKAENRVVRITRQGATHHIKDLNVSVSLSGDMEDVHYSGSNANVLPTDTTKNTVYAFAKEHGIESAEQFGIHLARHFVTSQEPIHRARIRIEEYGWERIEHGGEGAHSFARTGQETRLTQITYDGTSWEVVSGLKDLVVLNSTDSEFWGYVKDKYTTLPEAHDRILATEVSARWRFNWSDDTRPMPDWETSYRETRRHLLAAFAETYSLSLQQTLYAMGSRIVERRDEIDEVRFSLPNKHHFLVDLAPFGLKNDNEVYFAADRPYGLIEATVLRDGCEARIPADLTNL
- the uraH gene encoding hydroxyisourate hydrolase; amino-acid sequence: MSSGTSTGTSTGTPATTASVSTHILDTSVGRPARGVAVRLAARAGRDAPWQPLGGSATDADGRCKDLPALPEGTTHVRLDFDTEAYLETSAKTSVKTSAKKQADAQQDAPANRDSGAVFFPEVTVTFAVTAGEHYHVPLLLNPFGYSVYRGS
- the uraD gene encoding 2-oxo-4-hydroxy-4-carboxy-5-ureidoimidazoline decarboxylase → MTSTSTPEGLTRFNGLEESAARAALLDACAATAWVDRLLAARPYATVEDLYAAGDAAMGELTAADLAEAMAGHPPIGRPKPGDPTSAREQRGMAGASEELRAEMLELNLAYQDRFGHVFLICATGRTGEQMRDALRERLGNPPEREREIVRAELGKINRIRLARIAGPVEEDRTQEV
- a CDS encoding GNAT family N-acetyltransferase; amino-acid sequence: MGRPPTCRLELNVIDLRHFQHGNLPESLRQLLIDVHDDAYADAMDDPFNQRFPWFVDHWSGMEDFSCVVAYDGDEPTGFAYGAPLAPGREWWRSTDYEPHDGCSSTYAVSELMVRPRWRKQGVSERLHEALLKERTEDVAVLLVDVTHPKVQTLYESWGYTRVGERRPFADAPLLAVMVKDLRG
- a CDS encoding 8-oxoguanine deaminase, whose product is MTQRIVIENCAIATVDADDTEYANGYVVIAGNRIESLGAGRAPGQLADVVRRIDATGHLVTPGLVNTHHHFYQWITRGLATDHNLFDWLVALYPTWARIDERMVHAAAQGSLAMMARGGVTTAMDHHYVFPRGAGDLSATIIGAARDMGVRFTLARGSMDRGESDGGLPPDFAVETLDDALAATEETVRRHHDASFDAMTQVAVAPCSPFSVSTELMSQGAQLARRLGVRLHTHGSETVEEEKFCHELFGMGPTDYFESTGWLGEDVWMAHCVHMNDSDIDAFARTRTGVAHCPSSNARLAAGIARVPDLLAAGVPVGLGVDGTASNESGELHTELRNALLINRLGAHREAALNARQALRLGTYGGAQVLGRAREIGSLEPGKLADLVLWRMDTLAHASIADPVTALVFGAAAPVTASFVNGRQIVADSHLTLADEDTIARATREQARRLAGLAAGA